The following coding sequences lie in one Paracidovorax avenae genomic window:
- a CDS encoding oxaloacetate decarboxylase → MSTRKRLKQLAEARSGLIVPGAFNALSARVIADLGFQAIYVTGAGVTNMWFGMPDQGFMGLAEIADHTARIRDAVDVPLLVDADTGFGNALNVVHTVRTLERAGADCIQLEDQVAPKRCGHFSGKEVIALDEAVGKIKAAVDARRDPDLLIMARTDAAATHGFEAAVERAQHFAEAGADILFVEAVTRAEEVRALPQRLARPQLMNMVIGGRTPIFNAEQLGTMGFGIVLYANAALQGAVAGMQKALTVLRDDREVQESSGLVTPFEERQRLVGKPAWDALEKRYT, encoded by the coding sequence ATGTCCACTCGCAAACGACTCAAGCAACTCGCCGAGGCCCGCAGCGGCCTCATCGTGCCTGGCGCGTTCAACGCGCTGTCCGCCAGGGTGATCGCCGACCTGGGCTTCCAGGCGATCTACGTCACCGGCGCCGGCGTGACCAACATGTGGTTCGGCATGCCCGACCAGGGCTTCATGGGCCTGGCCGAGATCGCGGACCACACCGCCCGCATCCGCGACGCGGTGGACGTGCCGCTGCTCGTCGATGCGGACACGGGCTTCGGCAACGCGCTGAACGTGGTGCACACCGTGCGCACGCTGGAGCGCGCGGGCGCGGACTGCATCCAGCTCGAGGACCAGGTCGCGCCCAAGCGCTGCGGCCACTTCTCGGGCAAGGAAGTCATCGCGCTCGACGAGGCCGTCGGCAAGATCAAGGCCGCCGTCGATGCGCGCCGCGATCCCGACCTGCTCATCATGGCCCGCACCGACGCCGCCGCCACGCACGGCTTCGAGGCCGCCGTGGAGCGCGCGCAGCACTTCGCCGAGGCGGGCGCGGACATCCTGTTCGTCGAGGCCGTGACCCGGGCCGAGGAGGTGCGCGCGCTGCCGCAGCGCCTGGCCAGGCCGCAGCTGATGAACATGGTGATCGGCGGCAGGACGCCTATCTTCAACGCGGAGCAGCTGGGCACCATGGGCTTCGGCATCGTCCTGTACGCCAACGCGGCCCTGCAGGGCGCCGTGGCGGGCATGCAGAAGGCCCTGACGGTGCTGCGCGACGACAGGGAAGTGCAGGAGTCCAGTGGCCTGGTGACGCCCTTCGAGGAGCGCCAGCGCCTGGTCGGCAAGCCCGCATGGGACGCGCTGGAAAAGCGCTACACCTGA
- a CDS encoding LysR family transcriptional regulator: MLERIHLSIVQQVEKQGSLTASAGVLNLTQSALSHSMKKLEQQLGTDVWLREGRSLRLTQAGQYLLAVANRVLPQLELAEERLGQFAQGERGALRIGMECHPCYQWLLKVVSPYLTAWPDVDVDVKQKFQFGGIGALFGYEIDLLVTPDPLYKPGLQFEPVFDYEQVLVVARDHALASAAYVKPQQLTGEVLISYPVDIERLDIYNQFLLPAGVTPRRHKAIETTDIMLQMVASGRGVAALPRWLVEEYAARMDVVPVRLGARGIAKQIFLGAREADTAIDYVRAFIELARGGR, encoded by the coding sequence ATGCTGGAGCGCATCCACCTCAGCATCGTCCAGCAGGTCGAGAAACAAGGTTCGCTGACCGCCTCCGCGGGCGTGCTGAACCTCACCCAGTCGGCCCTGAGCCACAGCATGAAGAAGCTCGAGCAGCAACTGGGCACCGATGTCTGGCTGCGCGAAGGCCGCAGCCTGCGCCTGACGCAAGCGGGCCAGTACCTGCTGGCCGTGGCCAACCGCGTGCTGCCGCAACTGGAACTGGCCGAGGAGCGGCTGGGGCAGTTCGCGCAGGGCGAGCGCGGTGCGCTGCGGATCGGCATGGAATGCCACCCGTGCTACCAATGGCTGCTCAAGGTGGTGTCGCCCTACCTGACCGCGTGGCCCGACGTCGATGTGGACGTCAAGCAGAAGTTCCAGTTCGGCGGGATCGGCGCCCTTTTCGGCTACGAGATCGACCTGCTGGTCACGCCCGACCCGCTGTACAAGCCCGGGCTGCAGTTCGAGCCCGTGTTCGACTACGAGCAGGTGCTCGTCGTCGCGAGGGACCATGCCCTGGCTTCGGCGGCCTACGTGAAGCCGCAGCAGCTGACCGGGGAGGTGCTCATCAGCTACCCCGTGGACATCGAGCGGCTGGACATCTACAACCAGTTCCTCCTGCCGGCCGGCGTCACGCCCCGGCGACACAAGGCCATCGAGACCACCGACATCATGTTGCAGATGGTGGCCAGCGGCCGCGGCGTGGCCGCCCTGCCGCGGTGGCTGGTGGAGGAATATGCGGCCCGGATGGATGTCGTGCCCGTGCGGCTGGGCGCGCGCGGCATCGCCAAGCAGATCTTCCTGGGCGCACGCGAGGCGGATACCGCCATCGACTACGTGCGGGCCTTCATCGAGCTGGCACGGGGAGGCCGCTGA
- the msuE gene encoding FMN reductase, protein MTRPLRLAAVSGGLQSPSRTATLAEHLMDLIAHALPCEQRLVELGRLAPQFAGAVRRSELPDAVERELAAVEQADALVVATPVYRGAYSGLFKHFFDFIHQDALIDKPVLLAATGGSERHALVIDHQLRPLFSFFQARTLPLGVYATDKDVVDYRLRDEALIARARLAVEKALPLLELACFARPRPADALAVA, encoded by the coding sequence ATGACACGCCCACTTCGTCTGGCCGCGGTCTCCGGCGGGCTGCAATCTCCCTCCAGGACCGCCACCCTGGCAGAGCATCTGATGGACCTGATCGCCCATGCGCTGCCGTGCGAACAGCGTCTGGTCGAACTGGGCCGGCTCGCGCCGCAGTTCGCGGGCGCAGTCCGCCGGTCCGAACTGCCCGATGCGGTGGAGCGGGAACTCGCGGCCGTGGAGCAGGCCGATGCCCTGGTGGTGGCGACACCGGTGTACCGCGGCGCCTACAGCGGGCTGTTCAAGCACTTCTTCGATTTCATCCACCAGGACGCCCTGATCGACAAGCCGGTCCTGCTGGCCGCCACCGGTGGCAGCGAACGCCATGCGCTGGTGATCGACCACCAGTTGCGGCCGTTGTTCAGCTTCTTCCAGGCGCGCACGTTGCCGCTCGGCGTCTATGCGACCGACAAGGATGTCGTGGACTACCGGCTTCGCGACGAAGCCCTGATCGCACGGGCCCGGCTGGCCGTCGAAAAGGCATTGCCGTTGCTGGAGCTGGCGTGCTTCGCCAGGCCGCGTCCAGCCGATGCACTGGCCGTGGCCTGA
- a CDS encoding DUF1852 domain-containing protein produces the protein MHQELHFTLKSICFDEDYQPSDSTRITTNFANLARGANRRQNLRNTLRMIDNRFNDLAHWDNPAGDRYAVALEIISVEMDISATGGTGTFPLIEILKTSMFDRQANRRIDGIAGNNFSSYVRDYDFSVLLPDYNAGRAEFGTPDDFGDLHGKLFKQFTHSDTYRGHFTKPPVICISVSTSRTYRQTGNRHPVLGVEYRQDELSSTDRYFAKMGMQVRFFMPPGGVAPLAFYFHGDLLNDYTPLELIGTISTMETFQKIYRPEIYNANSAAGAIYRPSLSHQDYSLTQIVYDRVERSQLAVQQGKFAEEHFIKPYRNVLDRWAAACPL, from the coding sequence ATGCACCAAGAACTCCATTTCACGCTCAAGAGCATCTGCTTCGATGAGGACTACCAGCCATCGGACAGCACGCGCATCACCACCAACTTCGCCAACCTGGCCCGGGGAGCGAACCGGCGGCAGAACCTGCGCAACACGCTGCGGATGATCGACAACCGCTTCAATGACCTCGCGCATTGGGACAACCCGGCGGGCGATCGCTACGCCGTCGCTCTGGAGATCATCTCCGTCGAAATGGACATCAGTGCCACCGGCGGCACCGGCACATTCCCGTTGATCGAGATCCTGAAAACCAGCATGTTCGACAGGCAGGCGAACCGGCGCATCGACGGCATCGCGGGGAACAATTTTTCCTCGTACGTCCGCGACTACGACTTCAGCGTCCTGCTGCCGGATTACAACGCCGGTCGCGCGGAATTCGGCACTCCGGACGACTTCGGGGACCTGCACGGCAAGCTGTTCAAGCAGTTCACCCACTCGGATACCTACCGCGGGCACTTCACGAAGCCGCCCGTCATCTGCATCAGCGTATCGACCAGCAGAACCTACCGACAGACCGGCAACCGCCATCCCGTGCTGGGGGTGGAGTACCGGCAGGACGAGCTGTCCTCGACCGACCGGTACTTCGCCAAGATGGGGATGCAGGTCCGCTTCTTCATGCCGCCAGGCGGCGTGGCACCGCTGGCGTTCTACTTCCACGGAGACCTGCTGAACGACTACACCCCGCTGGAACTGATCGGCACCATCAGCACCATGGAGACCTTCCAGAAGATCTACCGCCCGGAGATCTACAACGCCAATTCGGCTGCCGGGGCGATCTACCGACCGAGCCTGAGTCACCAGGACTACTCGCTGACGCAGATCGTCTATGACCGGGTCGAACGCAGCCAGCTCGCGGTCCAGCAGGGAAAGTTCGCGGAGGAGCACTTCATCAAGCCCTACAGGAACGTGCTGGACCGGTGGGCGGCCGCCTGCCCGCTCTGA
- a CDS encoding methionine synthase: protein MFETSIAGSLPKPAWLAETHKLWPQWRAEGEALRQAKADATLLWIKAQEDAGLDIVCDGEQSRQHFVHGFLEQVEGIDFEHKVKMGIRDNRYDAMVPQVVSALRLKGRVHAFEAQLARAHTKKKLKFTLPGPMTIVDTVADRFYGDKVKMAFAFAELLNQEALALQADGVDIIQFDEPAFNVYMKDAADWGVQALERAAQGLTCTTAVHICYGYGIQANTDWKSTLGDEWRQYETVFPALARSSIDQVSLECIHSHVPPDLMRLLAGKDVMVGVIDVATDVVETPEEVADTIGRALEFVPKERLFPCTNCGLAPMGRDVAWRKLQALAEGTRLAKERFATA, encoded by the coding sequence ATGTTCGAAACCTCCATCGCCGGTAGCCTGCCCAAGCCCGCCTGGCTGGCCGAAACCCACAAGCTCTGGCCCCAGTGGAGGGCCGAGGGCGAGGCGCTGCGCCAGGCCAAGGCCGATGCGACCCTGCTGTGGATCAAGGCCCAGGAAGACGCCGGCCTGGACATCGTGTGCGACGGCGAGCAGTCGCGCCAGCATTTCGTGCACGGCTTCCTCGAGCAGGTCGAGGGCATCGACTTCGAGCACAAGGTGAAGATGGGCATCCGCGACAACCGCTACGACGCGATGGTGCCGCAGGTCGTGTCTGCCCTGCGGCTGAAGGGCCGCGTGCATGCCTTCGAGGCGCAGCTGGCGCGCGCCCACACGAAGAAGAAGCTGAAATTCACCCTGCCGGGCCCGATGACTATCGTCGATACCGTGGCGGACCGCTTCTACGGCGACAAGGTGAAAATGGCTTTCGCGTTCGCGGAACTGCTCAACCAGGAAGCGCTCGCCCTGCAGGCCGATGGCGTGGACATCATCCAGTTCGACGAGCCCGCGTTCAACGTGTACATGAAGGATGCCGCCGACTGGGGCGTGCAGGCGCTCGAGCGCGCGGCGCAGGGCCTGACCTGCACGACGGCAGTGCACATCTGCTACGGCTACGGCATCCAGGCCAATACCGACTGGAAGAGCACCCTGGGCGACGAATGGCGCCAGTACGAAACGGTGTTTCCCGCGCTGGCCCGGAGCAGCATCGACCAGGTGAGCCTGGAATGCATCCACTCCCACGTGCCGCCGGACCTGATGCGGCTGCTGGCCGGCAAGGACGTGATGGTCGGCGTGATCGACGTGGCCACCGACGTGGTCGAGACGCCGGAGGAGGTGGCCGACACCATCGGCCGTGCCCTCGAATTCGTGCCGAAGGAGCGCCTGTTCCCCTGCACCAATTGCGGACTCGCCCCGATGGGGCGGGACGTGGCATGGCGCAAGCTGCAGGCGCTGGCGGAAGGCACGCGGCTGGCGAAGGAGCGGTTCGCTACGGCGTGA
- a CDS encoding phosphohydrolase: protein MNSDPLLPRAWMRLPSGAHLDLIDPDPGAWTDRDLAVRLSRTARWGGESAWPLPLSVAQHSLLVLELRRAAAPGPLSAGEELQEILHDAEEGFLGFDCISPLKAVLGEPFRAVADRLMQAVAQRYGLPDWTPEGHRLHKAADLAAAASEAMHCVGWTHDEVRDILRIDAPVVGIDPLAARYGDTPWEPWPLDVAAGRFHAALQDALARRDGLTP from the coding sequence ATGAACTCCGACCCCCTGCTTCCCCGCGCCTGGATGCGGCTTCCCTCCGGCGCGCACCTCGACCTGATCGATCCGGACCCTGGCGCATGGACCGACAGGGACCTGGCGGTGCGCCTGTCGCGCACGGCCCGCTGGGGCGGCGAATCCGCCTGGCCGCTGCCGCTGTCGGTCGCGCAGCACTCGCTGCTGGTGCTGGAGCTCCGGCGGGCCGCCGCTCCGGGGCCGCTGAGTGCCGGGGAAGAACTGCAGGAAATCCTGCACGACGCGGAGGAAGGTTTTCTGGGCTTCGACTGCATCTCGCCGCTCAAGGCGGTACTGGGCGAACCCTTCCGCGCCGTGGCGGACCGGCTCATGCAGGCGGTCGCCCAGCGCTACGGGTTGCCGGACTGGACACCGGAGGGCCACCGGCTGCACAAGGCGGCGGATCTGGCCGCCGCAGCCAGCGAGGCCATGCATTGCGTGGGCTGGACGCACGACGAGGTGCGCGACATCCTGCGCATCGATGCGCCCGTGGTGGGCATCGACCCGCTGGCGGCCCGGTACGGCGACACCCCCTGGGAGCCCTGGCCGCTCGACGTGGCGGCCGGGCGCTTCCATGCCGCGCTGCAGGATGCGCTGGCCCGGCGCGACGGGCTCACGCCGTAG